The following coding sequences lie in one Schistosoma mansoni strain Puerto Rico chromosome 3, complete genome genomic window:
- a CDS encoding C85 protease (C85 family), translated as MGSKSRANGNRKKSRKNNVHLEAQQDRTSKVCCKGNDENDYYLKNDPSAPEFRQQLNQLGLDFREVPSDGNCLFSSLSDQLYGTITNHKEVREQAVLYIEKHKEEFEAFFDVKDKLNKLRSLGTYGGHECIIAISRYFSVYIIIHQLKQKPWLAGTPVIDKTHVNVSTYPQLHLAYHNGEHYSSVRVFGDNSSNPTRIRICLSTDNSASCASNISDRKCVDYSSDGSDDKNSIHSCKNCDRWSNEISNCNTDYFQTFPFHRKLSKKEKRQLKRRSLELSNSEFVIKSISALHI; from the coding sequence ATGGGCTCAAAGTCAAGAGCTAATGGGAATCGTAAAAAGTCTAGAAAGAATAATGTTCACTTAGAAGCTCAACAGGATCGGACATCTAAAGTATGTTGCAAGGgaaatgatgaaaatgattattatcTGAAAAATGATCCATCAGCGCCGGAATTCCGTCAACAATTAAATCAACTTGGTTTAGATTTCCGGGAGGTACCATCAGATggaaattgtttattttcatcGTTATCTGATCAATTATATGGAACAATAACTAATCATAAAGAAGTTCGTGAACAAGCTGTACTTTATATAGAAAAACATAAAGAAGAATTTGAGGCATTTTTCGATGTCAAAGATAAGTTAAATAAACTTCGATCGCTTGGAACTTACGGCGGTCACGAGTGTATCATTGCAATATCACGATATTTTTCTGTATATATTATCATACATCAACTGAAACAAAAACCTTGGCTAGCCGGAACTCCTGTTATTGACAAAACACATGTCAACGTTTCTACCTACCCTCAATTACATTTAGCTTATCATAATGGTGAACATTATTCAAGCGTACGAGTTTTCGGAGATAATTCCAGTAATCCTACAAGAATAAGGATTTGTCTTTCAACTGATAATTCTGCTTCATGTGCAAGCAATATATCTGATAGGAAATGTGTGGACTACTCTTCTGATGGCTCGGATGATAAAAACTCTATTCATTCATGTAAAAATTGTGATAGATGGTCTAATGAAATTTCTAACTGTAATACAGACTACTTCCAAACATTTCCATTTCACAGAAAATtaagtaaaaaagaaaaacgtCAACTTAAACGTAGATCTCTTGAATTGTCTAACTCGGAATTTGTTATTAAATCTATTTCCGCTCTACATATATAA